Proteins encoded by one window of Channa argus isolate prfri chromosome 1, Channa argus male v1.0, whole genome shotgun sequence:
- the sf3b5 gene encoding splicing factor 3B subunit 5: protein MTDRYNIHSQLEHLQSKYIGTGHADTSKWEWLVNQHRDSYCSYMGHFDLLNYFSVAENESKARVRFNLMEKMLQPCGPPADKPDDA, encoded by the coding sequence ATGACCGATAGATACAACATCCACAGCCAACTGGAGCATCTGCAGTCCAAGTACATCGGCACAGGACACGCCGACACCAGCAAGTGGGAATGGCTGGTCAACCAGCACAGAGACTCCTATTGCTCCTACATGGGACACTTTGACCTCCTCAACTATTTCTCCGTCGCCGAGAACGAGAGCAAGGCTCGTGTCCGTTTTAACCTTATGGAGAAGATGCTTCAACCGTGTGGTCCACCAGCAGACAAACCCGACGATGCCTAA